The Microlunatus antarcticus DNA segment CAGCTCCCGCAGCCGGGCCTCGAGGTCCTCGAGCGTCGTCACGCGTCCTCCCCCGCCGGCGCGCCGGGCTCGTCGTGCTCGATGGTCCGCAGGACCTTCGCCGGCACCCCGCCGACGATCGTGTACGGCGCCACGTCGCCCAGGACGACGGCGCCGACCGCCACCACCGCGTTCGCCCCGATGCGGCACGGCCCGACCAGCGTGGCGCCGCTGGAGACCCAGACGCCCTCCTCGATCACGACGTCGCGCCCGCTCTTGGGCACGGCGGTCTGGCGGGCCTTCCCGAAGGTGCGCCAGTCGTGCGTGCCGGTGAGCACCGACACCCCGTGGCCGAAGAAGGCCCACTCCCCGACGGTGATCTCGCCCGACGACAGGTTGAAGAGGGCGTCGTTGACCACCGCGGTCTCGGCGACGTGCAGCTTGGCCGGGTCGCCGTACACCCGGGGCGTGAAGAGCGCCGGGTCCTCGGTCGCGAGGTGCCCCGCCTGACCGGCCGGCGCCCGGTCACCCTCCCCGGCTCCCGACCACGCGGTCAGACCGGCGCCGATCCCGGCGGCCGCCCTCCGCACCCCCGCCAGCAGCTCGTCACCCAGCGTCATCGTCCCGCTCCTTCCCACCGCACGGACCCCGCACTCTGCCAGCGCCCTTCAGCCGGTCGGCAGCCGACGTGACGGCCGCCGTGCGGTAGGACCCAGGTAGCGGGGGGGGCCTCAGGAACCGGTGGAGTGCAGCCCGCCGTCGACGTGGATCATCTCGCCGGTCGTGGCGGGGAAGAAGTCGCTCATCAGGGCGACGACCGCGCGGGCCGTCGGCTCCGGGTCGCGCGGGTCCCAGCCGAGCGGCGCCCGCGAGCCCCAGACCGTGTTGAACTCGTCGGCCCCGCCGATCGCCTTCTTGGCCAGGGTCTCCAGCGGGCCGGCCGCGACGAGGTTGACCCGTACCCCCTCGGGTCCGAGGTAGCGGGCGAGGTAGCGGCTGGTGCTCTCGAGCGCCGACTTGGAGACGCCCATCCAGTCGTAGACGGGCCACGACACCGTCGCGTCGAAGGTCAGCCCGACCACCGAGGCCGGGTTGGCCAGCACCGGCTTGCAGGCCATGGTGAGCGACGCGAGCGAGTACGCCGACACCTGCAGCGCCTTGGACACGTCGTCCCACGGCGTGCTGAGGAACTTGCCGCCCAGGGCGGTCTCCGGGTTGGCGTACGCGAGCGAGTGCACGAGACCGTCGAGGGAGTCGGTGTGCTCGCGGAGCTGGTCGGCCAGCCCGGCGAGGTGCTCCTCGTTGGTCACGTCGACCTCGAGCAGCGCCGGCTCCGGGTCGAGCTTGCGGATCACCCGCCTCGTCAGGCTCATGGCCCGCCCGAAGTTCGACACGATGACCTGCGCGCCCTGCTCCTGCGCGACCCGCGCCACGGAGAACGCGATCGAGGTGTCGAGGGTGACGCCGGCCACCAGGACCGTCTTGCCGTCGAGGATGCCCATAAGGGTCGATCCTGCCCTACGGCCGCCGGGTCCGTCGTGAGCGTCCGGGCTCAGTGGCCCATCCCCAGGCCGCCGTCGACCGGGAGCAGGGCGCCCGTGACGTACGCGCCCCCAGGCCCGGCGAGGAACGCGACGGCCGCGGCGACGTCCTCGCTGGCGCCCATCCGGCCGAGCGGGATCTGCGCCTTGTAGCCCGCGACGGTCTTCTCGTCGAGGGCCGCCGTCATGTCGGTCTCGACGAAGCCGGGTGCGACGACGTTGGCGGTGATCCCCCGGCCGCCGAGCTCGCGGGCCAGCGAGCGGGCCATGCCGACCAGCCCGGCCTTGGAGGTCGCGTAGTTCACCTGGCCCGCGGAGCCGAGCTGGCCGACGACCGAGGAGATGAGGACGATCCGGCCGAAGCGGGCGCGGACCATGGGTCGCGCGGCGCGGCGCACGACGTGGAACGTGCCGGTGAGGTTCGTGTCGATGACGGCGTCCCAGTCGTCCTCGCTCATGCGCATCAGCAGCGTGTCGCGGGTGACGCCCGCGTTGGCCACGAGCACCTCGACCGGGCCGAGCTCGGCCTCGACGGCCGCGAAGGCGGCGTCGACCTGCTCGGTGTCGGTGATGTCGCACCGCACCCCGAGGATCCCGGGCGGCACGTCCCCGGTGCGGTACGTCGCCGCGACGCGGAAGCCCTCCGCCGCCAGGTGCTGGGCGATCACGCGGCCGATGCCGCGGTTGCCCCCCGTGACGAGGGCGACACGCCCCTGGTCGACGGCGGACGCTTCACTGGTCGGAACCTCGGTCACGGGCTGCACGTTAACGCTGTGGCCGCTCCCCCACCCAACTCGTCTCCTGGGGAACGAAACCGCGGAGGCCCTCCAGACGTAATGTCTGGTTATGGTCATCCCTTCGGGCGCGACGAACATCACCGACGCGCGTCCGGGGTCGAGCGTCGAGATGACGCAGCGCGTCCGTCGCTACACGATCACGATGGCGTTCCGGACGGTCTGCTTCCTGGTGGCGGTCATCTTCGCGCACGGCTGGCTGCAGTGGGTGCTCTTCGGCGGGGCGCTGTTCCTGCCGTACATGGCGGTCCTGCTGGCCAACCAGGCCAACACCAAGGGGCTGAAGCACCCCGTCCGGCGAGGGGCCCCGAGCGACGCGCTCCAGCTGACCGCCGGACCGTCGCCGGCCTTCGTCGAGGGCGAGGTCATCGCCGACGCGGAGGGCCGGGTGCACGAGCCCGTTGCGGACCGTCGCAAATACTGGGCCGCGTGAGCCTGTTCCCCGCTGACCCGCCTCCCACCGACCTGCCCGACGAGCTGATCTGCTCGGCCCGCGGCTGCACGGCACCCGCGACCACGGACGTGCGCTGGAACAACGTCAAGATCCACACCCCGGAACGCCGCAAGCACTGGCTGGCGTGCGACGAGCACACGGACTCCCTGGCCTCGTACCTCGGCGCTCGCGGGATGCTGCGCGAGGTCGTGCCCCTGGGCGCCGAGGCGCCCGGCTCGGACTGAGGCTCAGCCGCCGATGGCCGACATCGGCCGGTCGGGCTGGAGGAAGCTCGGGTCGTCGATGCCGTGACCCGGCTGCTTGCCCGCGACCGCGGTGACCCACGCGTCGGCGATGGTTGCGTCGTCGGCTCCGCCCCGCAGCAGGAGCCGCAGGTCCGACTCCTCGCGAGCGAAGAGGCAGGTCCGGATCTGACCGTCGGCCGTGAGGCGTACGCGGTCGCAGGACCCGCAGAACGGCTGGGTCACCGAGGCGATCACGCCGACCGTCCGGTCGGTGCCGACCACCCGGAACAGCTCGGCCGGGGCGCTCCCGCGGGCCGCAGCATGGGCCGGGTCGACCACGAGCGAGAACGCCGTCCGCAGCCGCGCCAGCGTCTCGGCGGCGGTGACCATGTCGGCGCGCCGCCAGCCGTGCTGGGCGTCGAGCGGCATCTGCTCGATGAAGCGCAGCTGCACGCCCTCGTCGAGCGCCCAGCGGAGCATGTCCGGCGCCTCGTGGTCGTTCACCCCGCGCATCAGCACGGCGTTGATCTTGACCGGGTCGAGGCCCGCGGCCCGGGCCGCGCGGATGCCGGCGAGCACGTCGGCGTGCCGGCGTCGGCGGGTCAGCTCCGCGAACGTGTCCGGGTTCAGCGTGTCGAGCGAGACGTTGATGCGGTTCAGCCCGGCCGCCCGCAGGGCCTCCGCCCGACCGGCGAGACCGATGCCGTTGGTCGTCAGGGCGAGCACCGGGGACGGCTCGAGCGCCGCCAACCGGGCGACCAGGCCCTCGAGCCCACGGCGCAGCAGGGGCTCGCCGCCGGTGAGCCGCACCGTGGTGATGCCGAGCCGCTCGGTGCCGATCCGGACCAGCCGGACGATCTCGTCGTCGTCGAGCAGCTCGGAGCGGTCCATCCAGTCCAGGCCCTCGGCGGGCATGCAGTAGGTGCAGCGCAGGTTGCAGCGGTCCGTGAGCGACAGCCGCAGGTCGGCCGCGACCCGCCCGTACGCGTCCGCGAGCCGGCGCTGCTGGTCCGCGCCAGGGCGGGACGAGCGCAGGCCGGGCAGGCCGAGCAGGACGGTCACGTGGCCAACTCTAGGCGCACGTGACGGCCCTGCCCGGGCCTCGAGCAACCGTCAGGAGGCGTCGTCAGCACCCTCCGCCGGCACCTCGGGCGCCGGCGGCCGGGAGGCCAGCTCGTTGCGACGGGCGATGATGATCGCCGTGGCCGCACCTGCGGCGGCGGCGTACGCCGCGACCCGCAGCCACGGCTTGTCGAAGACGTGCCCGGTGAGGTGGTCCAGCGAGTAGCGGCCCGCGCCGGTGAGGGTGAGGGCCGTCCCGACGAGCCCGTACGTGAGCGCGGTCTCGGGGCCGCCGTCGGCGGCGAAGAACTTCTCGAAGCCGTGCAGCGAGGACGCGACGACCATGTTCCCGGTCAGGGCGGCGCCCGCCGCTCCGGTCCCGAGCCCGAGCGCGACGGCCAGGCCACCGCCGGTCTCGGCCAGCCCGGCGAGGGTGGCGTTGCGCTTGCCCGGGGTGAAGCCGACCGACTCGAAGAAGCCGCCGGTCCCCTCGATGCCGTAGCCGCCGAACCAGCCGAACAGCTTCTGCGCGCCGTGCGAGGCCGCGGCGGTGCCGAAGCCGAGGCGCAGGGCCAGCAGGCCCAGGTCGGTGCTCTTGCTCATGTCGTGCTCCTTCTGCGGGTGGTGGACCCGACGCTACGGGCAGCGGACGCCCCCAGGGGAGGCGTCCGCTGCACGGGCACCCGTCAGGACGGGAGCTGGGCCGTCCCCGAGCGGACGCCGAGGAGGTGCTCCAGGGCGAGACGCTGGATCTTGGCGAAGCCGTAGCCCCGTGTCCGACCGGCCTCGAGGTCGTAGTCCTCGAAGGCCGAGCGGTCGGCGAGCAGGGCGTCGTAGTCCTCGCCCTCGTTCAGGGTCGGCTCGGACAGCGTGCCCACGCCAGCGGCCGCGAGGGCCTCCTGGACCTCCGGGTCGTCGCGGAACGACTGCGAGCGCTCCTTGAGGCTGAGGTAGAGCTCCATGTTGGCCAGCGCCGACTCCCAGACCCCCTCGATGCTCTCGGTCCGCAGCGGCTTGTAGTCGAAGTGCCGGTCGCCGTCGTAGGTCGGCCCGCCGCCCGGGGCGCCGTTCTCGAGCAGGTCGACGGTGGAGAACGCCTGCAGCAGGTCGCCGTAGCCGAAGACCATGTCCTGGTCGTAGCGCGGGCCCTTCTGACCGTTGAGGTCGATGTGGAAGAGCTTGTTCGCCCACAGCGCCTGCGCGATGCCGTGGGTGTAGTTGAGGCTGGCCATCTGCTCGTGGCCGACCTCGGGGTTGATGCCGATCATGTCGGCGTGCTCGCACTCGTTGATGAAGGCGAGCGCGTGCCCGATCGACGGCAGCAGGATGTCGCCGCGGGGCTCGTTCGGCTTCGGCTCGATCGCGAAGCGCATGTTGTAGCCCTTGTCGATCGAGTACTGCGCGAGCATGTCGATGCCCTCGCGGTAACGGTCGAGCGCCGCCCGGACGTCCTTGGCGAAGTCGACCTCGGAGCCCTCGCGGCCACCCCAGAAGACGTAGATCTCGGCGCCGAGCTCGGCGGCGAGGTCCATGTTCCGCATGACCTTGCGCAGCGCGTAGCGGCGGATCGAGCGGTCGTTGCTGGTGAACCCGCCGTCCTTGAAGACCGGGTCGCCGAACAGGTTGGTCGTGACCATCGGCACGACCAGGCCGGTCTCGGCCAGCGCGGCCTTGAACTCGCTGATGATCGTGTCGCGCTCGGTGCTGCTGCTCTCCGGCGGGACGAGGTCGTCGTCGTGGAACGTGATGCCGTACGCGCCGAGCTCGGCGAGCTTGTGCACGGCCGTCACGCCGGCCATCACGGGGCGGGTGGCCTCGCCGAACAGGTCGCGCGCCTGCCAGCCGACGGTCCACAGACCGAAGCTGAACTTGTCTTCACGGGTGGGGACTGGGGCCATGGTGCTTCTCCTGAGAGGTGGTGTGGATCGGCTGGAGGGGTGACGGTCAGGACGTGCGAGGCTGCCCCGGCACGTCCGAGCGTGTCACCAGACGCGGGTGCGCTGGGAGCCGGCCTTCAGCCCGCGCAGCGCGCCGGCCGGGTAGGCCTGACCCTCGTCCTTGGGCTCGCCGACGAGGTCGGTGTCGAGCAGGACCGGTCGGCCGTCGGGGTCGTCGAAGTCCGCGTCGACGAACCGCACCGGCGGCAGGTCGGTCCCGGAGACGGTGGCGACGGTCGCCTCGGCGAAGCCCTCGGGGAGCGTGGTCTCGAGGTGGACCTCGTCGCCCTCGGTGACCACGCGCACGCTCGCGTCGCCGTCGAGGACGACCGCACCCGTCTCGGCCTCGTACGGCTCGGCGCCGGTGAGGTAGACGTTGTCGCGGATGTAGACCGGCTGGGGCACGTCGGCGAACCGCTCGTGGTCGCCGCGGGTCGGGTCGGCGATCAGCACCCGGTACTCCTCCATCGAGGACGGGTGGCCGTCGTAGCCGACCGTCCCGTGGTGGGCCTTGGCGTCCCAGCGCGACTCACGCGCGTACGCGAGCGAGGCGTCGCCGCCCAGGAACACGTTGCCGATCAGGCGGTCGTCGCCGCCGAGGATCGCCGCGTAGCCGGCCACCTGCGTGCTGTGCGGCGTGTGGTACGGCGTCGGCCGCTCGACGACGGGCTGCAGCCAGACCGTCCCGCAGACGAGGTTGTTCACGTACGCCCCGCCCTGCGCGAAGGACTCCAGCGACACCTTCGAGGCGAAGACGTTGTGGTCGACGACGTACGGGCCGTGGCTCACCTCGACGAAGAGGTCGCGGTTGTTGTC contains these protein-coding regions:
- a CDS encoding DoxX family protein; this translates as MSKSTDLGLLALRLGFGTAAASHGAQKLFGWFGGYGIEGTGGFFESVGFTPGKRNATLAGLAETGGGLAVALGLGTGAAGAALTGNMVVASSLHGFEKFFAADGGPETALTYGLVGTALTLTGAGRYSLDHLTGHVFDKPWLRVAAYAAAAGAATAIIIARRNELASRPPAPEVPAEGADDAS
- the moaA gene encoding GTP 3',8-cyclase MoaA, which encodes MLGLPGLRSSRPGADQQRRLADAYGRVAADLRLSLTDRCNLRCTYCMPAEGLDWMDRSELLDDDEIVRLVRIGTERLGITTVRLTGGEPLLRRGLEGLVARLAALEPSPVLALTTNGIGLAGRAEALRAAGLNRINVSLDTLNPDTFAELTRRRRHADVLAGIRAARAAGLDPVKINAVLMRGVNDHEAPDMLRWALDEGVQLRFIEQMPLDAQHGWRRADMVTAAETLARLRTAFSLVVDPAHAAARGSAPAELFRVVGTDRTVGVIASVTQPFCGSCDRVRLTADGQIRTCLFAREESDLRLLLRGGADDATIADAWVTAVAGKQPGHGIDDPSFLQPDRPMSAIGG
- a CDS encoding beta-ketoacyl-ACP reductase, which encodes MTEVPTSEASAVDQGRVALVTGGNRGIGRVIAQHLAAEGFRVAATYRTGDVPPGILGVRCDITDTEQVDAAFAAVEAELGPVEVLVANAGVTRDTLLMRMSEDDWDAVIDTNLTGTFHVVRRAARPMVRARFGRIVLISSVVGQLGSAGQVNYATSKAGLVGMARSLARELGGRGITANVVAPGFVETDMTAALDEKTVAGYKAQIPLGRMGASEDVAAAVAFLAGPGGAYVTGALLPVDGGLGMGH
- the xylA gene encoding xylose isomerase, which gives rise to MAPVPTREDKFSFGLWTVGWQARDLFGEATRPVMAGVTAVHKLAELGAYGITFHDDDLVPPESSSTERDTIISEFKAALAETGLVVPMVTTNLFGDPVFKDGGFTSNDRSIRRYALRKVMRNMDLAAELGAEIYVFWGGREGSEVDFAKDVRAALDRYREGIDMLAQYSIDKGYNMRFAIEPKPNEPRGDILLPSIGHALAFINECEHADMIGINPEVGHEQMASLNYTHGIAQALWANKLFHIDLNGQKGPRYDQDMVFGYGDLLQAFSTVDLLENGAPGGGPTYDGDRHFDYKPLRTESIEGVWESALANMELYLSLKERSQSFRDDPEVQEALAAAGVGTLSEPTLNEGEDYDALLADRSAFEDYDLEAGRTRGYGFAKIQRLALEHLLGVRSGTAQLPS
- a CDS encoding acyltransferase → MTLGDELLAGVRRAAAGIGAGLTAWSGAGEGDRAPAGQAGHLATEDPALFTPRVYGDPAKLHVAETAVVNDALFNLSSGEITVGEWAFFGHGVSVLTGTHDWRTFGKARQTAVPKSGRDVVIEEGVWVSSGATLVGPCRIGANAVVAVGAVVLGDVAPYTIVGGVPAKVLRTIEHDEPGAPAGEDA
- the fabI gene encoding enoyl-ACP reductase FabI, whose amino-acid sequence is MGILDGKTVLVAGVTLDTSIAFSVARVAQEQGAQVIVSNFGRAMSLTRRVIRKLDPEPALLEVDVTNEEHLAGLADQLREHTDSLDGLVHSLAYANPETALGGKFLSTPWDDVSKALQVSAYSLASLTMACKPVLANPASVVGLTFDATVSWPVYDWMGVSKSALESTSRYLARYLGPEGVRVNLVAAGPLETLAKKAIGGADEFNTVWGSRAPLGWDPRDPEPTARAVVALMSDFFPATTGEMIHVDGGLHSTGS
- a CDS encoding acetone carboxylase, with product MSLFPADPPPTDLPDELICSARGCTAPATTDVRWNNVKIHTPERRKHWLACDEHTDSLASYLGARGMLREVVPLGAEAPGSD
- a CDS encoding DUF3099 domain-containing protein; its protein translation is MVIPSGATNITDARPGSSVEMTQRVRRYTITMAFRTVCFLVAVIFAHGWLQWVLFGGALFLPYMAVLLANQANTKGLKHPVRRGAPSDALQLTAGPSPAFVEGEVIADAEGRVHEPVADRRKYWAA